Proteins encoded within one genomic window of Setaria italica strain Yugu1 chromosome IV, Setaria_italica_v2.0, whole genome shotgun sequence:
- the LOC101765814 gene encoding protein FAR1-RELATED SEQUENCE 5 codes for MATPDPERTYLHDPLLPETIVPTKELRFDSRDEAKEFYKFYAGKAGFDVRITKTSRKTVLELSCNKQGHWDYYKPGEERVREKMSMRCGCKAFVKIKWNQKKDYWFFERIRLEHNHPLHPSPTVTQFLRIQKDKDPIVMGIVDQMHRCDASHNTTVNVLAELYGGRQNFTFTEMDLRNRKAATAREERENDIPKLLEFFREMKAHNEYFYYELQVDSENVIKNVFWSHASQRAEYIDFGDVVTFDTTYKTNMYSMPLAMFVGSNHQLQNVVFGQALLQDEQANTFEWLFGAFKNYQDSSMAAAIKKVFKQTQHRLCRWHMLKKYKAELKKLYKIHDGLKIKLITIINHPLTPTEFEFAWNELVDEYGIREDDTIQGLWESRKLWVAAYFKPLYCGRMTSTQRSESAGNWRLTLQPFDGHLSRVYTRAVYKKYRETYIYSTAFRIDPHPTEVDVYLVTHTDQSWQYAWFQHSFRVEADVRSGRYTCECKTWEHTGLFCAHLIKAFTYLQIDNIPAEYIMKRYTRGARTMVPWDRHDIVTSVPGCESDQYKTKKLVEIAMAAVRACRKTSLGFEKGCEQLSALVEWGESIAKGTGASHVGDHTEEQSDVIPHTIGEPAASLAEQDAAVDTAVQISECAPREARTKGRKRGGRHVVNEHASSSKAQGQRICGYCGSLGHYTTGCDLNPDNINKKRGAGGSLRGKMGRKRGRPPTKRQLEDEFNGVA; via the exons ATGGCAACGCCCGATCCGGAGAGGACCTACTTGCAT GATCCCCTGTTGCCAGAGACAATTGTGCCAACCAAGGAGCTGCGTTTTGACAGTAGAGATGAAGCTAAGGAATTTTACAAATTCTATGCGGGCAAGGCAGGGTTTGATGTGCGCATAACCAAGACAAGTAGGAAGACGGTACTGGAGTTGTCGTGCAACAAACAAGGACACTGGGATTACTACAAGCCTGGTGAGGAGAGGGTACGTGAGAAAATGTCAATGAGGTGTGGCTGCAAAGCTTTTGTGAAGATTAAATGGAACCAGAAGAAGGACTATTGGTTCTTTGAGAGGATAAGGTTGGAGCACAATCATCCACTGCATCCCTCGCCGACCGTAACACAGTTCTTGAGGATACAAAAGGACAAGGACCCTATAGTCATGGGTATTGTTGATCAGATGCATAGGTGTGATGCTTCCCATAACACTACAGTAAATGTGCTGGCAGAATTATATGGTGGTCGGCAGAACTTCACGTTCACGGAAATGGATTTGAGAAATAG GAAAGCTGCAACTgccagggaggagagggaaaaTGATATACCAAAGTTGCTTGAGTTCTTCAGGGAGATGAAGGCCCATAATGAGTATTTCTACTATGAGTTGCAGGTAGACAGTGAAAATGTTATCAAGAATGTGTTCTGGAGTCATGCAAGCCAGCGTGCAGAATATATAGATTTTGGAGATGTGGTTACATTCGACACCACATACAAAACAAACATGTATAGCATGCCTTTAGCCATGTTTGTTGGGTCAAACCATCAACTGCAGAATGTCGTGTTTGGGCAAGCATTGTTGCAGGATGAGCAAGCTAACACATTTGAGTGGTTGTTTGGGGCATTCAAAAATT ACCAGGATAGTTCAATGGCGGCAGCAATCAAGAAGGTGTTCAAACAAACACAGCACAGGTTGTGCCGTTGGCACATGCTTAAGAAGTATAAAGCAGAGCTGAAAAAACTATACAAGATTCATGATGGTCTAAAGATAAAGCTCATCACCATAATCAATCACCCACTTACGCCTACAGAGTTTGAGTTTGCATGGAATGAGTTGGTGGATGAGTATGGCATACGGGAGGATGACACTATTCAGGGACTTTGGGAGAGTAGGAAATTGTGGGTTGCTGCTTATTTCAAGCCCTTGTATTGTGGCAGGATGACCTCTACACAGAGAAGTGAAAGT GCTGGTAACTGGCGGCTGACGTTGCAGCCCTTTGATGGCCATCTTAGCAGAGTGTACACACGAGCCGTGTACAAGAAATACAGGGAAACTTATATTTATAGTACTGCTTTCCGTATTGATCCTCATCCTACCGAGGTTGATGTTTACCTGGTGACACACACGGATCAGTCATGGCAATATGCTTGGTTTCAACATTCATTTAGAGTGGAGGCTGATGTACGATCCGGTAGATATACATGCGAGTGCAAGACATGGGAGCATACAG GCTTGTTCTGCGCCCATCTTATTAAAGCCTTCACGTACCTTCAGATCGACAATATACCTGCAGAGTACATAATGAAGAGATACACAAGGGGTGCAAGAACGATGGTACCGTGGGACAGGCATGACATTGTGACTTCGGTACCGGGTTGTGAGAGCGATCAATACAAAACAAAGAAACTAGTAGAAATTGCGATGGCTGCTGTGAGAGCATGCCGCAAAACAAGTCTTGGGTTCGAGAAAGGCTGTGAGCAGCTGTCTGCATTGGTTGAGTGGGGTGAAAGTATTGCAAAAGGTACAGGAGCATCACATGTGGGGGATCATACAGAAGAACAGAGTGATGTGATCCCGCATACTATAGGTGAACCTGCGGCTAGTTTGGCTGAACAAGATGCAGCAGTTGATACTGCAGTCCAAATTTCGGAGTGTGCACCAAGGGAGGCAAGAACAAAGGGGAGGAAGCGTGGAGGGAGACATGTTGTTAATGAACATGCAAGTTCCAGTAAGGCACAGGGGCAGCGGATATGTGGATATTGTGGATCTTTGGGTCATTATACTACGGGGTGTGATTTGAACCCGGATAACATCAATAAGAAACGAGGTGCAGGTGGGAGTTTGCGGGGCAAGATGGGACGGAAGAGGGGGAGACCACCCACAAAAAGGCAACTGGAGGATGAGTTTAATGGTGTTGCATGA